In the Mycolicibacterium thermoresistibile genome, one interval contains:
- the nucS gene encoding endonuclease NucS: MRLVIAQCTVDYVGRLTAHLPSARRLLLFKADGSVSVHADDRAYKPLNWMSPPCWLTEHNDGEVPVWVVENKAGEQLRITVENIDHDSTHDLGVDPGLVKDGVEAHLQELLAEHVELLGPGYTLVRREYMTAIGPVDLLCRDGNGGTVAVEIKRRGEIDGVEQLTRYLDLLNRDSLLAPVSGIFAAQQIKPQARTLAEDRGIRCVTLDYDKMRGMDSDEYRLF, translated from the coding sequence GTGCGCCTCGTCATCGCCCAGTGCACGGTCGACTATGTCGGCCGGTTGACCGCCCACCTGCCGTCCGCGCGGCGGCTGCTGTTGTTCAAGGCCGACGGTTCGGTCAGCGTGCATGCCGACGACCGTGCCTACAAGCCGCTGAACTGGATGAGTCCTCCGTGCTGGCTCACCGAACACAACGACGGTGAGGTCCCGGTGTGGGTGGTGGAGAACAAGGCCGGTGAGCAGCTGCGCATCACCGTGGAGAACATCGACCACGATTCCACCCACGATCTCGGCGTCGATCCCGGCCTGGTCAAGGACGGGGTCGAGGCGCATCTGCAGGAGCTGCTCGCCGAGCACGTCGAACTGCTCGGACCGGGCTACACGTTGGTGCGCCGCGAGTACATGACCGCCATCGGCCCGGTGGATCTGCTGTGCCGCGACGGGAACGGGGGGACCGTCGCGGTGGAGATCAAACGGCGCGGCGAGATCGACGGCGTCGAGCAGCTGACCCGGTATCTCGACCTGCTCAACCGGGACAGTCTGCTCGCGCCGGTCAGCGGGATCTTCGCCGCCCAGCAGATCAAACCGCAGGCCCGCACCCTGGCTGAGGATCGCGGAATCCGCTGTGTCACACTCGATTACGACAAGATGCGGGGAATGGACAGCGACGAATACCGGCTGTTCTGA
- a CDS encoding adenylate/guanylate cyclase domain-containing protein has translation MTPNNRLARRLGHLLETLTRQSGRLSGANEYGSWLLGRVSESQRRRRLRIQTILTTFIVGANVVGIAVAVTLVSFVFPVPSIFSDAPAWLTFGVSPALVGVALVVGTTWITRGIVRNLRWAIEERPPSRTDQRNTFLAPWRVARAHLVLWGAGTAVLTTLYGLVDPAFIPRYLFTVSFAGIVVATICYLFTEFALRPVAAQALEAGPPPRRLAHGIMGRTMTVWLLGSGVPLLGIMIAAAVSLTQRHLSLVQFTIATMVLAAVALVFGFVLMWLVSWLTATPVRVVREALKQVENGNLDCNVVVFDGTELGELQRGFNAMVDGLRERERVRDLFGRHVGREVARAAEEQQLELGGEERHVAVIFVDIVGSTQLVTTRPAAEVVSLLNRFFAVIVEEVDRHRGLVNKFEGDATLAIFGAPNRLDNPEDAALAAARAIAARLRTEVPEVRAGIGVASGQVVAGNVGARERFEYTVIGEPVNEGARLCELAKTKPGLLVASADAVANAGEQERAHWVLGETVTLRGHNQPTRLALPA, from the coding sequence ATGACCCCGAACAACCGCCTCGCCCGCCGCCTCGGCCACCTCCTGGAGACGCTGACCCGCCAGAGCGGTCGGCTGTCCGGCGCCAACGAATACGGTTCCTGGCTGCTGGGTCGGGTGTCCGAGAGCCAGCGCCGGCGTCGGCTGCGTATCCAGACCATCCTCACCACGTTCATCGTGGGCGCGAACGTGGTCGGCATCGCCGTCGCGGTGACGTTGGTGTCGTTCGTGTTCCCGGTGCCCAGCATCTTCTCCGATGCGCCGGCGTGGCTGACCTTCGGGGTGTCACCGGCCCTGGTCGGTGTCGCGCTGGTGGTGGGAACCACCTGGATCACCCGAGGGATCGTGCGGAATCTGCGGTGGGCCATCGAGGAGCGCCCGCCGAGCCGTACCGACCAGCGCAACACCTTCCTGGCGCCCTGGCGGGTGGCCCGCGCACATCTGGTGCTGTGGGGCGCCGGCACGGCGGTGTTGACGACCCTCTACGGGCTCGTCGATCCGGCGTTCATCCCCCGGTACCTGTTCACGGTGAGTTTCGCCGGGATCGTGGTCGCCACCATCTGCTACCTGTTCACCGAGTTCGCCCTGCGGCCGGTGGCCGCCCAGGCTCTGGAGGCCGGGCCGCCGCCGCGCCGGCTGGCACACGGCATCATGGGCCGCACCATGACGGTGTGGCTGCTCGGTTCCGGAGTGCCGCTGCTGGGCATCATGATCGCCGCGGCGGTCAGCCTCACCCAACGGCACCTGTCTCTCGTGCAGTTCACCATCGCCACCATGGTGCTGGCCGCGGTGGCGCTGGTGTTCGGGTTCGTGCTGATGTGGCTGGTCTCCTGGCTGACGGCGACGCCGGTGCGGGTGGTGCGCGAGGCGCTCAAGCAGGTCGAGAACGGCAATCTGGACTGCAACGTGGTCGTCTTCGACGGCACCGAACTCGGCGAGCTGCAACGGGGCTTCAACGCGATGGTGGACGGGCTGCGAGAACGCGAGCGGGTCCGCGATCTGTTCGGCCGCCACGTCGGACGGGAGGTGGCCCGTGCCGCGGAAGAGCAGCAGCTCGAACTCGGCGGTGAGGAACGGCATGTCGCGGTGATCTTCGTCGACATCGTCGGGTCCACACAGCTGGTCACCACCCGGCCCGCCGCCGAGGTGGTGTCACTGCTCAACCGGTTCTTCGCCGTCATCGTCGAAGAGGTGGACCGGCATCGCGGGCTGGTCAACAAATTCGAGGGCGATGCGACGCTGGCGATCTTCGGCGCCCCCAACCGGCTCGACAACCCCGAGGACGCGGCACTGGCCGCAGCCCGGGCGATCGCCGCGCGGCTGCGCACCGAGGTGCCGGAGGTCAGGGCGGGCATCGGCGTGGCCTCGGGTCAGGTGGTGGCCGGCAATGTCGGAGCGCGAGAACGGTTCGAGTACACCGTGATCGGGGAACCGGTCAACGAAGGCGCACGGTTGTGTGAGCTGGCCAAGACCAAACCCGGCCTGCTGGTGGCCTCGGCGGACGCGGTGGCGAACGCCGGCGAACAGGAACGCGCGCACTGGGTGCTCGGTGAGACGGTGACGCTACGCGGCCACAATCAGCCGACCCGGTTGGCGCTGCCGGCCTGA
- a CDS encoding DUF3817 domain-containing protein, with the protein MTAMTRASDLPKAVRRRSVAGWFRLVAMLEATSWVGLLIGMYFKYLTSPGTEIGVQIFGPIHGALFVAFLVAAGAAAYTYRWTAGTAVLALLASVLPLATVIFLIWADQTAKLDRKPVAAQGVAAGTASAAADVSEVSRPMTGSA; encoded by the coding sequence ATGACGGCCATGACACGCGCATCCGATCTGCCGAAGGCTGTCCGGCGGCGGTCCGTCGCCGGCTGGTTCCGTCTGGTGGCCATGTTGGAGGCCACGAGTTGGGTGGGGCTGCTCATCGGGATGTACTTCAAGTACCTGACCAGCCCCGGTACCGAGATCGGCGTGCAGATCTTCGGCCCGATCCACGGGGCGTTGTTCGTGGCGTTTCTGGTGGCGGCCGGGGCCGCCGCCTACACCTACCGGTGGACCGCGGGGACGGCCGTGTTGGCGTTGCTGGCGAGTGTGCTGCCGCTCGCGACTGTGATTTTTCTCATATGGGCCGATCAGACCGCCAAACTGGACCGTAAACCGGTCGCCGCGCAGGGTGTCGCAGCCGGGACCGCATCCGCGGCCGCGGACGTTTCGGAGGTCTCCCGCCCGATGACCGGATCGGCGTGA
- a CDS encoding acetyl-CoA C-acetyltransferase, which translates to MTTSVIVAGARTPVGKLMGSLKDFAATDLGAIAIKGALEKAKVPASAVEYVIMGQVLTAGAGQMPARQSAVAAGIPWDVPALSINKMCLSGIDSIALADQLIRAGEFDVVVAGGQESMSRAPHLLMDSRSGYKYGDVTVLDHMAYDGLHDVFTDQPMGALTEQRNDIDKFTREQQDEFAVRSHQKAAAAWKDGVFADEVVPVQIPQRKGDPIEFLEDEGIRANTTLESLAGLKPAFRKDGTITAGSASQISDGAAAVVVMSKKKAQEMGLTWLCEIGAHGVVAGPDSSLQSQPANAIKKAIAREGITVDQLDIVEINEAFAAVALASTQELGVNPDIVNINGGAIAIGHPIGASGARITLHAALELSRRGSGYAVAALCGAGGQGDALVLRAG; encoded by the coding sequence ATGACGACGTCTGTGATCGTTGCTGGCGCCCGCACGCCCGTGGGCAAGTTGATGGGTTCTCTCAAGGACTTCGCGGCCACCGATCTCGGCGCGATCGCCATCAAGGGCGCCCTGGAGAAGGCCAAGGTGCCGGCCTCCGCCGTCGAGTACGTGATCATGGGCCAGGTGCTCACCGCGGGCGCCGGTCAGATGCCCGCCCGGCAGTCGGCGGTGGCGGCCGGCATCCCGTGGGACGTGCCGGCGCTGAGCATCAACAAGATGTGTCTGTCCGGTATCGACTCGATCGCCCTGGCCGACCAGCTGATCCGCGCCGGGGAGTTCGACGTGGTGGTCGCCGGCGGCCAGGAGTCGATGAGCAGGGCGCCGCACCTGCTGATGGACAGCCGGTCCGGATACAAGTACGGCGACGTCACCGTGCTCGACCACATGGCCTATGACGGTCTGCACGACGTGTTCACCGATCAGCCGATGGGCGCGCTGACCGAACAGCGCAACGACATCGACAAGTTCACCCGCGAGCAGCAGGACGAGTTCGCGGTCCGGTCGCACCAGAAGGCCGCCGCGGCGTGGAAGGACGGCGTCTTCGCCGACGAGGTCGTTCCGGTCCAGATCCCGCAGCGCAAGGGCGACCCGATCGAGTTCCTCGAGGACGAGGGCATCCGGGCCAACACCACCCTCGAATCGCTGGCCGGGCTCAAGCCGGCGTTCCGCAAAGACGGCACCATCACCGCCGGTTCGGCGTCGCAGATCTCCGACGGGGCGGCCGCGGTCGTGGTGATGAGCAAGAAGAAGGCCCAGGAAATGGGCTTGACCTGGCTCTGTGAGATCGGCGCGCACGGTGTGGTGGCCGGCCCCGACTCGTCGCTGCAGTCCCAGCCGGCGAACGCGATCAAGAAGGCGATCGCCCGGGAGGGCATCACCGTCGACCAGCTCGACATCGTGGAGATCAACGAGGCGTTCGCCGCGGTGGCGCTCGCCTCCACCCAGGAACTCGGCGTCAACCCCGACATCGTCAACATCAACGGCGGCGCCATCGCCATCGGCCACCCGATCGGGGCGTCCGGTGCGCGTATCACGCTGCACGCGGCGCTGGAGCTGTCCCGGCGTGGTTCGGGCTACGCGGTCGCGGCTCTGTGCGGCGCCGGTGGCCAGGGCGATGCGCTGGTGCTGCGGGCGGGATAG
- the mce gene encoding methylmalonyl-CoA epimerase, whose protein sequence is MTTDQVDARPLLPTALVTAVDHVGIAVADLDAAIKWYHDNLGMIVLHEEVNEEQGVREAMLSVRGAPVGSTQIQLMAPLGPDSTIAKFLDKRGPGLQQLAYRVRDIEAISEGLREQGIRLLYDEPRRGTANSRINFIHPKDAGGVLIELVEPAPNGSDH, encoded by the coding sequence ATGACCACTGATCAGGTTGATGCCCGGCCGCTGCTGCCCACAGCGTTGGTGACCGCCGTCGATCATGTCGGCATCGCGGTCGCGGATCTGGACGCGGCGATCAAGTGGTATCACGACAATCTGGGCATGATCGTGCTGCACGAAGAGGTCAACGAGGAGCAGGGCGTGCGGGAGGCGATGCTCTCCGTGCGCGGCGCCCCGGTCGGCAGCACCCAGATCCAGTTGATGGCCCCGCTGGGCCCGGATTCGACCATCGCCAAGTTCCTCGACAAGCGCGGCCCCGGCCTGCAGCAGTTGGCGTACCGCGTTCGCGATATCGAGGCGATCAGCGAGGGCCTGCGGGAACAGGGCATCCGGTTGCTCTACGACGAGCCTCGTCGCGGCACCGCCAACTCCCGCATCAACTTCATCCACCCGAAGGATGCCGGTGGCGTCCTGATCGAGTTGGTGGAGCCGGCCCCCAACGGGTCCGATCACTGA